A genomic stretch from Leptotrichia sp. HSP-536 includes:
- a CDS encoding helix-turn-helix domain-containing protein, producing MNSISEEYRVRQRAVEYAIKYNNNSKAALKYKTSRQQIKRWRDRYDGTVQSLMPKSRRPKSHPNQHTQEEIDLIMKKYRRFSYEGLAQVYTEARKLGYSRSYGTMCKIIRKIRDNKPKKPKRLYKSTKK from the coding sequence ATGAATAGTATATCAGAAGAGTACCGTGTTCGTCAACGGGCAGTTGAGTATGCAATAAAATATAACAATAATTCAAAGGCGGCATTAAAATATAAGACATCAAGACAGCAGATTAAGAGATGGCGTGACAGATATGACGGAACAGTGCAGTCACTGATGCCAAAAAGCAGAAGACCTAAAAGTCATCCAAATCAGCATACTCAGGAAGAAATAGATTTAATTATGAAAAAATACAGGAGATTTTCATATGAAGGACTGGCACAGGTATATACCGAAGCTAGAAAACTGGGATACAGCCGTTCTTATGGAACTATGTGCAAAATAATAAGAAAAATTAGGGATAATAAGCCCAAAAAGCCTAAAAGGCTTTACAAAAGCACAAAAAAGTGA
- a CDS encoding integrase core domain-containing protein, giving the protein MDEKSTYQTTKFLETLEAELGFKIEKIQSDNGREFTNAENGKKTLFELKLEELGIEYMTTRPYSPWQNGKVERSHRLDSNYYLGKRFRSLEKLRRPVKRYCSRYNNISRKVLNFKSPNEMLKEYRTNN; this is encoded by the coding sequence GTGGATGAAAAAAGTACATACCAGACGACAAAATTTCTAGAAACGCTTGAAGCGGAGCTGGGCTTTAAAATAGAAAAAATACAAAGTGATAACGGCAGGGAGTTTACGAATGCGGAAAATGGCAAAAAGACACTATTTGAGCTAAAGCTGGAAGAACTAGGGATAGAATACATGACAACAAGACCGTATTCGCCGTGGCAGAATGGGAAAGTGGAAAGGAGCCACAGGCTGGACAGCAATTATTATTTAGGAAAAAGATTTAGAAGTCTGGAAAAATTAAGAAGGCCAGTAAAAAGATATTGCAGCAGATACAATAATATATCAAGAAAAGTATTAAATTTTAAAAGTCCAAATGAAATGCTGAAAGAATACAGGACAAACAATTAG
- the fabD gene encoding ACP S-malonyltransferase, with product MSKIAFVFPGQGTQYAGMGKKLYDEVNDENKKLIDKIFENNEDVKKVIFEGTDEELKNTKYAQPAIALFSVILTKLLKEKGINADFVAGHSLGEYSSLYAAGVLNEIDTLKLISKRGEIMSNANIDGGMAAILGLSAVDVENICNEINGVVEAVNYNEPKQTVIAGEKEVIANSLALFKEKGARRALPLAVSGPFHSSLMKPVAKILKKEFENYTWNNPETPIIANTTVNILNSADEVQNELYNQTFGPVKWVDTINKLAENGVTKIYEIGPGKVLAGLIKKINKEIEVINIENVESL from the coding sequence ATGTCAAAAATCGCTTTTGTGTTTCCAGGACAAGGGACACAGTATGCTGGAATGGGAAAAAAGTTATATGATGAAGTGAATGATGAAAATAAAAAATTAATTGACAAAATTTTTGAAAATAATGAAGATGTGAAAAAAGTTATTTTTGAAGGAACTGATGAAGAATTAAAAAATACAAAATATGCACAGCCTGCAATTGCATTATTTTCTGTAATTTTAACTAAATTATTAAAAGAAAAAGGTATAAATGCTGATTTTGTGGCTGGACATAGCTTAGGAGAATACAGTTCCTTGTATGCTGCTGGTGTTTTAAATGAAATTGATACATTGAAATTGATTTCAAAAAGAGGGGAAATAATGAGCAATGCCAATATTGATGGTGGAATGGCTGCAATATTGGGGCTTAGTGCGGTAGATGTGGAAAATATTTGTAATGAAATTAATGGAGTAGTGGAAGCTGTAAATTATAATGAGCCGAAACAGACTGTTATTGCTGGAGAAAAAGAAGTAATTGCAAATAGTCTTGCATTATTTAAGGAAAAAGGTGCAAGAAGAGCATTACCATTAGCAGTTTCAGGACCTTTCCATTCATCATTAATGAAACCCGTTGCCAAAATTCTAAAAAAAGAATTTGAAAACTATACTTGGAACAATCCAGAAACTCCAATTATTGCCAACACTACAGTAAATATTTTAAATTCTGCTGATGAAGTTCAAAATGAATTGTACAATCAGACATTTGGACCAGTAAAATGGGTTGACACAATAAATAAACTAGCTGAAAATGGAGTTACAAAAATTTATGAAATTGGACCTGGAAAAGTATTGGCAGGACTTATTAAAAAAATTAATAAGGAAATAGAAGTTATTAATATTGAAAATGTAGAAAGTCTATAA
- a CDS encoding DUF389 domain-containing protein — MIEKIKHEKYKILKRNIIEDSDFTKETMFILICAMIIASIGLNTNSVAVIIGAMLISPLMSPIQSLGLGLSNGNLKRVYVSLFRLGIFILISVVSSTFYFLVSPINDATPQILARTYPTLWDVLIAIFGGTAGVIGKTKEDGGNVVPGVAIATALMPPLCVVGFGIAHGNLKIFLGAGYLFIINVFFIMIATLVGLIVYSGNIFEAGHKISIKKQIIFYIGSLIIIIPSIYTATTLVQDTARDNSLKKFISKELNNYYVFDDSINKKNKVITLKIVGDSIKNQDIKNLEKKLGKYNLGKYSLNIKQISNEKYLTAQDLSKYLNEEKTKENTESIALPSKNEDQAILESDLKTVESVLYKNFSNNISTVKIGKLIDANNNENFVVLVVGNETMTDEISEKIKNLEFNTEKKYEVIIEKNKQEKVNAISKENQK, encoded by the coding sequence ATGATAGAAAAAATAAAACATGAGAAATACAAGATTTTAAAAAGAAATATTATTGAAGATTCTGATTTTACAAAGGAAACAATGTTTATTCTGATTTGTGCAATGATTATAGCGTCAATAGGATTAAATACAAACTCTGTTGCAGTAATTATTGGAGCAATGTTGATTTCGCCACTAATGTCACCAATTCAGTCGCTAGGATTGGGATTATCAAATGGAAATTTAAAAAGAGTTTATGTATCACTTTTTAGATTGGGAATTTTTATATTAATAAGTGTAGTAAGTTCCACTTTTTATTTTTTAGTAAGCCCTATAAATGATGCAACACCACAGATACTAGCAAGAACTTATCCTACTTTATGGGATGTTTTAATCGCAATTTTTGGTGGAACTGCAGGAGTAATTGGAAAAACAAAAGAAGATGGTGGAAATGTAGTTCCTGGAGTAGCTATTGCAACAGCATTAATGCCGCCTTTGTGTGTAGTAGGATTTGGGATTGCTCATGGGAATCTGAAAATTTTTCTTGGAGCAGGATATTTGTTTATAATAAATGTATTTTTTATAATGATAGCAACATTAGTTGGCTTGATAGTTTATTCTGGAAATATTTTTGAAGCAGGACATAAAATTTCAATAAAAAAACAAATAATATTTTATATAGGAAGTTTAATCATAATTATTCCAAGTATATATACAGCAACAACTTTAGTTCAAGATACAGCAAGAGATAATTCACTAAAAAAATTTATTTCTAAAGAATTGAATAATTACTATGTTTTTGACGATTCAATTAATAAAAAAAATAAAGTGATAACTTTGAAAATTGTTGGAGATAGTATTAAAAATCAAGATATTAAGAATTTAGAAAAAAAATTAGGGAAGTATAATTTGGGAAAATATAGTTTGAATATAAAACAGATTTCAAATGAAAAATATTTGACAGCACAGGACTTATCAAAATATTTAAATGAAGAAAAAACAAAAGAAAATACAGAAAGCATTGCATTACCAAGTAAAAATGAAGATCAGGCAATTTTGGAAAGTGATTTAAAAACTGTTGAAAGCGTTTTGTATAAAAATTTTTCAAATAATATTAGTACAGTTAAAATTGGAAAATTGATAGATGCAAATAATAATGAGAACTTTGTTGTTTTAGTTGTTGGGAATGAAACAATGACAGATGAAATTTCTGAAAAAATAAAAAATCTTGAGTTTAATACTGAGAAAAAATATGAAGTTATTATTGAAAAAAATAAGCAAGAGAAAGTTAATGCAATATCTAAAGAAAATCAAAAATAA
- a CDS encoding prepilin peptidase, whose amino-acid sequence MNIIIEIIKCFIFVRIVWVDIKRKIIPEKSVITLLVIGLILALQSHSLEKYYLGICAYSMPMIVLYILEDYVNKTLIGFGDIKLMMGIGGLLKYTGIENVMNFYIILYSFSGIVAFLFLFLKKWKKYEYIPFAPFIVISYVIFEIFFYKVF is encoded by the coding sequence ATGAATATTATAATTGAAATTATAAAATGTTTTATTTTTGTAAGAATTGTCTGGGTTGATATAAAAAGGAAAATTATTCCAGAGAAAAGTGTGATAACTTTGTTGGTAATAGGATTAATTTTAGCACTGCAAAGTCATAGTTTGGAAAAATATTATTTGGGAATCTGTGCGTATTCGATGCCAATGATTGTTCTTTATATTTTAGAAGATTATGTGAATAAAACTTTAATTGGTTTTGGGGATATAAAGCTGATGATGGGGATTGGGGGACTTTTGAAATATACAGGGATAGAAAATGTTATGAATTTTTATATAATATTGTATTCTTTTTCTGGAATAGTCGCTTTTCTGTTTTTGTTTTTAAAAAAATGGAAAAAATATGAATATATTCCATTTGCACCATTTATTGTGATAAGCTATGTAATTTTTGAAATATTTTTTTATAAAGTTTTTTAA
- a CDS encoding GNAT family N-acetyltransferase: MKVVEWDRKENIRKYIIDALEIDPKFSFDKENEDIFFLYNGKKLYGYAVFILNDTAKLKKIFISSKLRNNGYGTFLLKYIINWITRKNFDSLIITNHKKMNNFLEKQRFIKTEDGYILNNLREVKRQEKNMLYLSKFAICINIVLAVLKIVAGKIFYSMSLLSDGLNSLSDLITNVLVIVGLKVGSNPEDKEHPFGHGKIESVFSVIIGTFIMITAFELIKDNFSKLTSFSNENNVNITLIPIVITVLAILIKIFQLTFMKKKAKKYNNALINSLLADYNTDIVISSSVLFGLLLSRIHPIFDTIVGFIVSIYIIKSGYELIKENSLILMDSQDDELIEKIRSEILRFEEIENAHDFRMTTSGKDIYMFVDVRMDKNKTIEEAHDITNKISKKIKHKYKNIKRLLIHIEPVYEDD, translated from the coding sequence ATGAAAGTAGTCGAATGGGATAGAAAGGAGAATATTAGAAAATATATAATAGATGCATTGGAGATAGATCCGAAATTTTCTTTTGATAAAGAAAACGAAGATATATTTTTTTTATACAATGGAAAAAAACTATACGGATATGCAGTTTTTATTCTGAATGATACTGCAAAATTAAAAAAAATATTTATTAGTTCAAAATTGAGAAATAACGGATATGGAACATTTCTTTTAAAATATATAATTAATTGGATTACAAGGAAAAATTTTGACTCACTAATTATAACAAATCATAAAAAAATGAACAATTTTCTTGAAAAACAAAGATTTATTAAAACAGAAGACGGGTACATATTAAATAATCTGAGAGAAGTTAAAAGGCAGGAAAAAAATATGTTATATCTTTCCAAGTTTGCGATTTGTATAAATATTGTTCTGGCTGTACTCAAAATTGTGGCTGGAAAGATTTTTTACAGCATGTCGCTACTTTCTGACGGATTAAATTCACTTTCTGATTTAATTACGAATGTGCTGGTTATTGTGGGATTAAAGGTTGGAAGCAATCCTGAGGATAAGGAGCATCCGTTTGGGCATGGAAAGATAGAATCGGTTTTTAGTGTGATAATAGGGACGTTTATAATGATAACGGCTTTTGAGCTGATAAAAGATAATTTTTCAAAATTAACTTCTTTTAGTAATGAAAATAATGTGAATATTACACTTATTCCAATAGTTATAACTGTTTTGGCAATATTGATAAAAATTTTTCAATTGACTTTTATGAAGAAAAAGGCAAAGAAATATAATAATGCCTTGATAAATTCCTTACTTGCAGATTACAATACTGATATTGTTATTTCCAGTTCTGTTTTATTTGGGTTGCTTTTATCAAGGATTCATCCTATATTTGATACGATTGTAGGATTTATTGTGTCAATTTATATTATAAAGAGCGGTTATGAACTGATAAAGGAAAATTCGTTAATATTGATGGATTCACAAGATGATGAGCTGATTGAGAAAATACGTTCAGAAATATTGCGATTTGAAGAAATTGAAAATGCCCACGATTTTCGCATGACTACTTCTGGAAAAGACATTTATATGTTTGTGGATGTGAGAATGGATAAAAATAAGACGATTGAAGAAGCACACGATATTACAAATAAAATTTCAAAAAAAATTAAACATAAATATAAAAATATAAAAAGGCTTTTGATTCATATTGAACCTGTTTATGAAGATGATTAA
- a CDS encoding type II secretion system protein encodes MDKVTKKNKSKIEKIKRREENKGLKEKERGFTLVEVILVVAIITIISAIAVPQVGKYLNKANRSKVVGAIAELNNTTTSWSIDHSGDAPKNLQEILTEQGNLSKLGIGLDSNGKFKIGNIQGNVIYQEGEVFAKVDANSKAFAGEEIRK; translated from the coding sequence ATGGATAAGGTTACAAAAAAAAATAAAAGTAAAATTGAAAAGATAAAAAGAAGGGAGGAAAATAAAGGATTAAAGGAAAAAGAAAGAGGATTTACACTTGTGGAAGTAATATTGGTAGTAGCGATTATTACGATAATATCCGCAATTGCAGTTCCTCAAGTTGGGAAATATTTGAACAAGGCTAATCGGAGTAAAGTTGTGGGAGCTATTGCTGAACTTAATAATACGACAACATCCTGGAGCATTGACCATAGTGGAGATGCACCTAAGAATCTTCAGGAAATTTTGACGGAGCAGGGGAATTTGAGTAAGCTTGGAATTGGGCTTGACAGTAACGGAAAATTTAAAATTGGGAATATTCAAGGAAATGTGATTTATCAGGAAGGAGAAGTTTTTGCAAAAGTTGATGCAAATAGTAAGGCATTTGCTGGGGAAGAGATTAGAAAATAA
- the rpmF gene encoding 50S ribosomal protein L32: MAVPKKRTSKAKRNMRRSHDSIKAPNIVVEADGSIRRPHRLNLETGVYRGRQVIASDEATDAE; the protein is encoded by the coding sequence ATGGCAGTACCTAAGAAAAGAACTTCTAAAGCAAAAAGAAATATGAGAAGATCGCACGATTCAATAAAAGCTCCAAATATTGTTGTAGAAGCTGATGGATCAATAAGAAGACCACACAGATTAAACTTGGAAACAGGAGTTTATAGAGGTAGACAAGTAATAGCAAGTGATGAAGCTACTGATGCTGAATAG
- a CDS encoding OmpA family protein: MKKIILFLVMVFGINAMAYLGGPCSSEEKKCVIRGFKIDGNVPNEYEASTIREIVDALNKYGKSGTIDVIGYTDSTGSEKYNLKLSETRAKNFARLMRKYGLDKKFSFGKIKGEGATSPVDTDERVEGRYNNRRVEIILNDLEYKN, translated from the coding sequence ATGAAAAAAATAATTTTATTTTTGGTAATGGTATTTGGAATAAATGCAATGGCATATTTAGGAGGACCTTGTTCATCAGAAGAAAAAAAATGTGTTATAAGAGGTTTTAAGATAGATGGAAATGTTCCAAATGAGTATGAAGCATCAACTATTAGGGAGATTGTCGATGCTTTGAATAAATATGGTAAATCTGGAACAATTGATGTTATAGGGTACACAGATTCTACAGGTTCGGAAAAATATAATTTAAAATTATCAGAAACGAGAGCAAAAAACTTTGCAAGATTAATGAGAAAATATGGGCTGGATAAGAAATTTTCGTTTGGAAAAATAAAAGGTGAAGGAGCAACTTCGCCTGTGGATACAGATGAAAGAGTTGAAGGAAGATACAATAATCGAAGAGTCGAAATTATTTTGAATGACTTAGAATATAAAAATTGA
- a CDS encoding beta-ketoacyl-ACP synthase III, with product MKVGILGTGSYVPEKVLTNDDLSKIVDTNDEWITVRTGIKERRIVDENEGTSDLAFRAAQKAIEDAKIDKNEIDLVIVATMTPDYGTPSTAALVQDKLGINAAAFDLGAACTGFVYAYTAGHSFIKAGIYKKVLVIGAEAMSRVTDWTDRGTCILFGDGAGAVVLGEVENGGYIASHLVADGSGASELLVPAGGTKEPVSKEKIDNKDIYLKMNGREIFKFAVRVFPETVEDVLGQAGITADDVDLFIPHQANIRIIESIAKRFKQPLDKFFVNLNKYGNTSAGSIPIAIDEAIKEGKLKKGDKFVATGFGGGLTYGSILVEISK from the coding sequence ATGAAAGTTGGAATACTAGGAACGGGATCTTATGTACCTGAAAAAGTATTGACAAATGATGATTTATCAAAAATAGTTGATACAAATGATGAATGGATAACAGTAAGAACTGGTATTAAGGAAAGAAGAATTGTAGATGAAAATGAAGGAACATCTGATTTAGCCTTTAGAGCAGCGCAAAAAGCCATTGAAGATGCAAAGATAGATAAAAATGAAATAGATTTAGTTATAGTTGCAACTATGACTCCTGATTACGGAACACCTTCAACAGCGGCATTAGTTCAGGATAAATTGGGAATAAATGCGGCGGCATTTGATTTAGGTGCAGCTTGTACAGGATTCGTTTATGCCTATACAGCGGGGCATAGCTTTATAAAAGCAGGAATTTATAAAAAAGTGCTAGTTATTGGTGCAGAAGCAATGTCAAGAGTAACTGACTGGACTGACAGGGGAACTTGCATATTGTTTGGAGACGGTGCGGGAGCTGTTGTGCTTGGCGAAGTAGAGAATGGAGGATATATAGCGAGCCATTTAGTAGCTGATGGATCTGGCGCAAGTGAACTATTAGTGCCTGCTGGAGGTACAAAAGAGCCTGTGTCAAAAGAAAAAATTGACAATAAAGATATTTATTTAAAAATGAATGGAAGGGAAATCTTTAAATTTGCGGTAAGGGTGTTCCCTGAAACAGTGGAAGATGTACTGGGACAGGCTGGAATAACTGCTGATGATGTTGATTTGTTCATTCCACATCAGGCAAATATCAGAATAATTGAATCAATTGCAAAAAGATTTAAGCAGCCGTTGGATAAATTCTTTGTGAATTTGAATAAATATGGAAATACTTCGGCAGGCTCGATTCCAATAGCGATTGATGAAGCAATTAAGGAAGGCAAATTGAAAAAAGGCGATAAGTTTGTTGCTACTGGATTTGGCGGAGGATTGACTTATGGTTCGATTTTAGTTGAAATATCTAAATAA
- a CDS encoding DUF1439 domain-containing protein, with amino-acid sequence MKKKNLLKMMFLMFITVFGVLSCDFLENKTVRVPKSVIESKAREKFPIVKNFLLAKITAKNPRISFKNNRIYVEMDYDASLLSSHSEGIIALNSEIKFNEKTSQLYLVDIQIDKILDKNGTDMISTPAAKSVKTIVANYLETNPVYKYDKDGKKKVKVKNMFIKNGKLFVQT; translated from the coding sequence ATGAAAAAGAAAAATTTATTGAAAATGATGTTTCTGATGTTTATAACAGTATTTGGAGTGCTTTCATGTGATTTTTTAGAAAATAAAACGGTTCGTGTACCAAAATCGGTGATTGAGTCAAAGGCAAGAGAAAAGTTTCCGATTGTTAAAAATTTTTTGCTTGCTAAAATTACAGCAAAAAATCCGAGAATATCATTTAAAAATAATAGGATTTATGTGGAAATGGATTATGATGCCTCATTGTTGTCAAGTCATTCGGAAGGGATTATTGCATTAAATAGTGAAATTAAATTTAATGAAAAAACAAGTCAGCTTTATTTGGTAGATATCCAAATAGACAAAATATTAGATAAAAATGGAACAGATATGATAAGCACACCAGCTGCAAAATCAGTAAAAACTATAGTGGCAAATTATTTGGAAACAAATCCAGTTTATAAATATGATAAAGATGGAAAGAAAAAAGTTAAAGTAAAAAATATGTTCATAAAAAATGGAAAGCTGTTTGTCCAAACTTGA
- a CDS encoding PH domain-containing protein, which translates to MRTLKQIKAMLAKGGATHFWGTKREVKELPKIITDNEVVTYATSGYYESHTWLIVSTSKRIIFLDKGMFFGLKQIEIPLNKINSIVYKKGFFLGEIEIWDGASMIKVTNILKRTLVPLVNAVNKAKEKFERAQQTSVADELIKFKRLLDQEVITRKEFERKKRELLDED; encoded by the coding sequence ATGAGAACTTTAAAGCAAATAAAAGCAATGTTGGCAAAGGGCGGTGCAACTCATTTTTGGGGAACAAAACGCGAAGTTAAGGAGCTTCCCAAAATTATTACGGATAATGAAGTTGTTACTTATGCGACATCAGGTTACTATGAGAGTCATACATGGTTAATTGTTTCAACAAGTAAAAGAATTATATTTCTGGATAAAGGAATGTTTTTTGGATTAAAGCAAATTGAAATTCCACTTAATAAAATTAATTCAATAGTGTATAAAAAAGGATTTTTTTTAGGTGAAATAGAAATATGGGATGGTGCATCCATGATTAAAGTAACAAATATATTAAAGAGAACACTTGTTCCACTTGTAAATGCTGTAAACAAAGCGAAGGAAAAATTTGAAAGAGCTCAGCAGACTTCTGTTGCCGATGAATTGATAAAATTTAAAAGACTGCTGGATCAGGAAGTTATAACTCGGAAAGAATTTGAGAGGAAGAAAAGGGAACTTTTAGATGAAGATTAA